From Pyrenophora tritici-repentis strain M4 chromosome 1, whole genome shotgun sequence, the proteins below share one genomic window:
- a CDS encoding rve multi-domain protein: protein MAPSTAMDAIPKLQADGSNAYHWEAALKLYANIHSIGGLLDGSYMVTYPETPHYQTEPTTTSSAFNTPQLLLDAQQRVRAHNKEVTTQYDKDCELYRIYNSRESSLTLAILNTVPRSVWDNVMNLPTVRQKYEAITARYREQGVTEECTIWADFFKLRAQDCPSTANFTDKFKAGLAKLDVIADCKLSNKARVYQFILAINNAYPDYGRDRRADLRRNVTLNVDRMCSELIDEARRDDPIKTINTSIRASGGDNNRSQPLSDNNDANRSATRGRGNRGNGRAQRGRGRGSEGATQRPTNTSPYCKHCDCNHTGGGDNCWYTFPHLATEAWRQRQAQQQGKQQPTSTNAAAINAEGFAFTTVHLSEKVQSLTKETSNFKQRFIIDTGSSDHICNDRSKFQILHDTAPATINTGAGPITAKQVGTIQITVVTSEGVLNKVSFTNVLYAPDMFVSVLSHSKLRAKNLYYHGWDSKLYLMPSQQEIAFTPEIDKIPTLLLANTELEAARAFAFATAATTNPTGVLAPYREITLQELHELFGHADPKALKLLVANTTGLRLTTTQAFSCEACMLSKSKKQISRRSPARSTTFLHRIHIDIVGPVTPEGVNGERYWILYTDDYSRYRWIDFTDCKAAITSKLIQHLDKMETQHHVRVSIVHMDNDNMFLNQTTGRYFKDKGIISEPSTAYTPHQNGVAEASNYVVEVRARTMILAAPHISKTYWPYAAQYSIDVLNHSVSSAVPDSKTPRQLLFEHMKVANPVPNLCSFRTFGEAGYVHQPVQRRVQSAKFEPRSVKMYFVGREGSRIYLMWDPVTQSIHRTSSVAWPKHDVKAVVQEDTATTKPDQCFYIQDPPPALDPSSFPHHEVSLPEQGSGYVFDGLEAEAQSSFDFDADIDNYNSLTEVANARATPQRRDTSQNAPRHDEISASFDARNILDGRRRITRPPNRYAAVSRCFATAITEATTTDLPPEPATRKAARLHPYSKQWIAAEDEELVSLDQNGTWETTTTIPPDVYALPTKWVYKYKVKDDGQLERFKARLVVCGNRQETDFWRETYAAVARATTLKVLLALVATEDLECEQADVVTAFLNGKLDKDEVVYVRLPDGRKAKLIKALYGLRRSPRLWYNELSSYLKGIGLDPLESDPCVFKHLDGSLILAYVDDIIFITATKQRMKEIKEAVYKKYKCRDLGPISHYLGLRIRRSRPSRLIEISMESYVDKLVEEYSRQHALPRYTPLDTSVLKLKLRSPTDLATQQQIQNYQKVIGKLLYPATQLRADISFHVAYLARAMSNPTQQHYEYAIQIIDYLKTFKSLVMSYRATSPHARMPITMYATSYDDNKNNTNPTLHLHGYSDASFADGEDRKSTSGYLFKLAGGTICHKSVKQKLVTTSTTEAEYVALTYAAKEATWLYRLLHQLGYNGTDTHPILIYGDNAPSIQLLHSEGHHERTKHVDIYYHYIKDQVRDGNLYVEHVRTHEMAADGLTKPLERQAHSRYLQQLGLTTPTIETKDYNKGG, encoded by the coding sequence ATGGCGCCATCCACAGCGATGGACGCGATCCCAAAGCTACAAGCAGATGGTAGCAACGCTTACCACTGGGAAGCAGCATTGAAGCTGTACGCAAATATTCACTCTATCGGAGGTCTACTCGACGGCAGCTACATGGTCACATACCCAGAAACACCTCACTATCAAACTGAACCGACAACTACGTCATCGGCATTCAACACGCCACAACTTCTGCTTGACGCTCAACAACGCGTACGAGCCCACAACAAAGAAGTTACTACACAGTACGACAAAGACTGTGAGCTCTATCGTATCTACAACTCCCGAGAATCGTCTCTCACCTTGGCCATACTTAATACAGTACCAAGATCAGTATGGGACAACGTCATGAACCTGCCTACTGTAAGGCAGAAGTACGAAGCTATTACCGCACGCTATCGTGAACAAGGCGTCACTGAAGAGTGTACTATCTGGGCAGATTTCTTCAAGCTGAGAGCTCAAGACTGCCCCTCTACAGCCAACTTCACCGACAAGTTCAAAGCAGGACTTGCAAAGCTTGACGTCATCGCAGACTGTAAGCTATCTAACAAAGCTCGAGTGTATCAGTTCATTCTTGCTATCAACAACGCCTACCCGGACTACGGACGCGATCGCCGCGCTGATCTGCGCCGCAACGTTACTCTGAACGTCGATCGCATGTGTAGCGAGCTTATTGACGAGGCCCGCCGCGACGACCCAATCAAGACCATTAACACGTCTATCCGAGCTTCTGGGGGTGACAACAACCGCAGTCAGCCTCTTAGTGATAACAACGACGCCAACAGAAGCGCCACCCGTGGCCGCGGCAATCGAGGCAATGGGCGAGCCCAGCGCGGACGAGGTAGAGGTTCTGAGGGTGCGACTCAGAGACCTACAAATACCTCCCCATACTGCAAGCACTGCGACTGCAACCATACTGGAGGAGGTGATAACTGCTGGTACACCTTTCCTCACCTCGCCACTGAAGCCTGGCGTCAGCGCCAAGCTCAACAACAAGGCAAACAACAGCCTACTAGCACCAACGCCGCAGCTATTAATGCTGAAGGCTTTGCCTTTACAACGGTTCATTTGTCAGAGAAGGTACAGAGTCTCACCAAGGAGACCTCTAACTTCAAACAACGATTCATTATCGATACTGGAAGCAGCGATCACATCTGCAATGATCGCAGCAAGTTCCAAATTCTACACGACACTGCTCCTGCTACAATTAATACTGGAGCCGGACCTATTACTGCTAAGCAGGTAGGTACCATTCAGATCACTGTCGTCACGTCAGAAGGTGTACTCAACAAGGTCTCCTTCACTAACGTGCTATACGCTCCGGACATGTTTGTATCAGTCCTCTCCCACTCTAAACTACGAGCGAAAAATCTCTATTACCACGGCTGGGACAGCAAGCTGTACCTCATGCCATCACAACAAGAGATCGCCTTCACACCTGAGATCGACAAGATCCCTACGCTCCTCCTCGCCAACACAGAGCTTGAGGCAGCTCGCGCGTTTGCCTTTGCAACCGCCGCAACCACCAACCCAACAGGTGTACTCGCTCCCTATCGCGAGATTACTCTCCAAGAGCTCCATGAGCTGTTTGGCCATGCCGACCCCAAAGCTCTTAAGCTTCTTGTCGCCAACACCACCGGCCTACGTCTCACTACAACACAGGCATTCTCATGCGAGGCCTGCATGTTATCCAAATCGAAGAAGCAGATCTCACGACGGTCTCCAGCCCGCTCAACCACGTTCCTCCATCGTATTCATATCGATATCGTTGGACCAGTGACGCCCGAAGGTGTCAACGGTGAGCGCTACTGGATACTGTACACCGACGACTACTCACGATACCGCTGGATTGATTTCACAGACTGCAAAGCAGCAATCACATCTAAGCTTATACAACACCTGGACAAGATggaaactcaacaccacgTTCGAGTGTCGATCGTTCACATGGACAACGACAACATGTTCCTCAACCAGACGACTGGGCGTTACTTCAAGGACAAAGGCATCATCTCCGAGCCTTCCACCGCCTATACACCCCACCAGAATGGAGTCGCTGAAGCCAGCAACTACGTAGTGGAGGTCCGAGCGCGCACAATGATTTTGGCAGCGCCTCACATATCTAAGACATACTGGCCATACGCAGCCCAGTACTCCATCGACGTCCTTAATCATAGCGTCAGCTCTGCTGTACCAGACAGTAAGACACCAAGACAGCTGCTATTTGAGCACATGAAGGTTGCAAACCCTGTGCCTAATCTATGCTCCTTCCGCACCTTCGGAGAAGCTGGGTACGTCCATCAACCAGTACAGCGACGAGTTCAGAGCGCCAAGTTTGAACCACGATCGGTCAAGATGTACTTCGTCGGTCGAGAAGGATCACGGATCTACCTTATGTGGGATCCAGTCACACAGTCCATACACCGTACGAGCAGTGTTGCTTGGCCTAAACACGACGTCAAAGCTGTAGTCCAAGAAGACACAGCTACAACCAAACCGGATCAATGCTTCTATATCCAAGATCCACCGCCAGCACTAGATCCCTCTTCATTTCCACACCATGAAGTCTCTCTCCCGGAGCAAGGTAGTGGTTATGTATTTGACGGACTAGAGGCTGAAGCGCAGTCTAGCTTTGACTTTGACGCGGACATTGACAACTATAACAGTCTTACCGAGGTTGCTAATGCTCGAGCAACACCTCAGCGTCGGGATACATCCCAAAACGCTCCACGTCACGACGAGATCAGTGCATCATTTGATGCCCGTAACATACTCGATGGACGTCGTCGCATCACTCGACCGCCCAACCGATACGCGGCAGTCTCTCGTTGCTTTGCTACGGCAATTACAGaggcaacaacaacagactTACCGCCTGAGCCTGCCACACGCAAGGCAGCACGCCTTCATCCATACAGCAAGCAATGGATCGCTGCTGAAGATGAAGAGCTCGTATCACTCGACCAGAATGGCACATGGGAGACCACAACCACGATCCCTCCCGACGTATACGCCCTGCCTACTAAGTGGGTATACAAATACAAAGTCAAGGACGATGGACAACTCGAGCGCTTCAAGGCTCGACTGGTTGTCTGTGGCAATAGGCAGGAGACCGACTTCTGGCGCGAAACCTACGCTGCAGTAGCTCGCGCAACTACACTGAAAGTCCTTCTCGCCCTTGTCGCAACCGAAGACTTAGAATGCGAGCAAGCAGACGTTGTTACCGCCTTTCTCAACGGTAAACTAGACAAAGACGAAGTAGTCTATGTCCGCCTGCCAGACGGACGCAAAGCCAAGCTTATCAAAGCTTTGTACGGCCTGCGCCGCTCACCACGCCTCTGGTACAAtgagctatcgagctatctcAAGGGTATCGGCTTAGATCCTTTAGAGTCAGATCCATGTGTCTTCAAACACCTAGACGGCAGTCTTATCCTTGCGTATGTTGATGATATCATCTTCATCACAGCTACGAAGCAACGCATGAAGGAGATCAAAGAGGCTGTATACAAGAAGTACAAGTGTCGAGATCTAGGACCAATCTCTCACTACCTAGGTCTCCGGATCCGACGCTCACGACCATCCCGACTCATCGAGATCTCAATGGAGTCATATGTCGACAAGCTTGTAGAGGAGTATAGTCGTCAACACGCGCTCCCTCGCTACACGCCGCTTGATACCTCAGTACTCAAGTTGAAGCTGCGATCTCCAACTGATCTTGCAACTCAACAACAAATTCAGAACTACCAAAAGGTTATTGGCAAGCTGCTGTATCCAGCAACCCAACTGCGAGCCGATATATCCTTCCACGTCGCCTATCTCGCCCGCGCTATGAGCAATCCAACTCAACAACACTACGAGTACGCAATCCAGATCATCGACTATCTCAAGACCTTCAAATCTCTTGTAATGAGCTATCGAGCTACATCTCCACACGCACGCATGCCTATCACCATGTATGCGACATCATACGATgacaacaagaacaacacTAATCCTACGCTACACCTACATGGCTACAGCGACGCCTCATTTGCTGACGGCGAGGACCGCAAATCAACCTCCGGATACTTGTTCAAACTTGCTGGAGGTACTATCTGTCACAAGTCAGTCAAGCAAAAGCTAGTTACAACCTCAACAACTGAAGCTGAGTACGTTGCTCTTACCTACGCCGCTAAGGAGGCTACCTGGCTGTACCGTCTGCTACACCAGCTCGGTTACAACGGTACAGATACCCATCCTATCCTTATCTACGGAGACAACGCTCCATCTATACAGCTACTACACTCAGAGGGTCATCACGAGCGTACAAAGCACGTCGATATCTACTACCATTACATCAAGGATCAAGTCCGCGACGGCAACCTCTACGTAGAGCATGTACGAACTCATGAGATGGCTGCTGACGGCCTCACGAAACCTCTTGAACGACAAGCCCACAGCAGGTATCTACAACAGCTAGGCCTTACGACTCCAACTATCGAAACAAAGGACTACAACAAAGGTGGATAG